Below is a genomic region from Pleomorphomonas sp. T1.2MG-36.
AGCGTCGACGGCACGATCTACAGCGACGACTCCATGGGCGCGACCGGCCGGCTGGGCCTGAAAGTGGCGTTCTGAGCCTGAGCGGCGGGCCTCGGCCTAAGCCGCGCGGTTGAACCTGTGTCCGCCAAGCCTCGCGAGGCTTGGCGGCCCATCCCGGCACGGTCGGGCCGAAAGGGTCTGATTTCGCGCGAGGGTAGGCGGAAGCCCTCTTGTTCCCGGCGGACGACTCCTGTTGAAGTTGGGCACTCCACAATTTGCGGGTGCGCCATGGCCGTGTGCTCTTTGTCCGTTCCGAGCCGCCTGTTCTGGCTTCTTGCGCTCCTGGCGCTCCTGTCCGGTCCCGCGCTTGCCGGCCGCGATGCCGAATACTCGATCGACAAGGTCTATACGACGAGCAATGTCTGGTCGATTTCGATCAACGTCACGCGGAAGTCTTGCGCCATGTCGACGCTGCGCGAAGACTTCTCGATGATGGCGCTTGGCGGCGATTATCGCGGGAGCATGCCTTCATTCTACCTGATGTTTGCCAACCGGTCGTGGGGCGAGGAGGACGGAAAGACCTACGACGTCGAGATGGAGTATGGCGGCGGGAAGACCTGGACCGGCGGCGGCATCGGGTTGGACCTGATGCGCGTTCGCGGCATCGCCATCGAGGATATCGGCGACGTTTTCTTCAACCAGTTCTCCGGCGTGACATCGATCAAGCTCAAGGTCGACGGGCAGTCGCGCGGGGAGTTTGTGCTGGAGGATGTCGAGAAGGCCTTTCGCAAGTTGACCGAATGCATGAGGTCTGTCTCAAGCGGCGTCATTTCCCTTGAAAAGATCAAGGAGGGGTTCGGTGTCGAGCGCGCCGGAAAGCCTCTGATCGCCGAGGACCATGGCGATTGGTCCAAGCCGGTCGACAAGGCCGACGCCACGCCCCAAGGCCAGGACAAGGTGCCGGCATCGGACGCGGCTCCGGCGCCGAGCGGACGCGCCGATCAGGGAAGCGCACCGGACAAGGACCGGAATTCGCACCAGGATCGGGACAGCCGGACCCCCGTGTTGGGTGCAGAGTATTTTCTCAACGAGAACTATTATGATCGCCGCAATGGATGGACTATTTCCATCAACAAGGCTCGAATGTCTTGCAACAATACCAAGTTGTTCGATACAAAATCTCTCATCCAGCTGGGTGGGGATGCTCATGGTAGCGAATATTCGTTCTATCTTCTGTTTCAGGACGAGAAGTTTTTTCTGGAAGAGGGTAGAAAGCACTCCGTTTCCGTCACGTTTAACGGCCGTAGCACATGGGACGCCGAGGGGCTCGGCGTTTCGCTTGCCAACGGAGTGCTTGGCGTAACGCTTGAGCACATCAACAAGGACAGTATTGTCGAGTTTGCCGGCATGAGCGTGCTCGACCTGAAGATCGATGGTGTGAGCTCCGGAACCTACAGCCTCGCCGGCACGCGCAAGGCGCTCCTCAGAATGCTCGATTGCATCAAGGATATCGAGGCCGGACGCATCTCCCTCGCCACGATCGGCGAGGGGGACCGGTCGACCGACGACAGGGCGCCGTCAACGGACGATGGCCCCGACCGGCGCGGCGGGCAGGGGGAGAAGAAAGGCCAGGGCGCGGGGACGTCCTATGCCTATGGCACCGGCTTCTTCGTCAACGGCGACGGCTATCTCCTGACCAACGCCCATGTGGTCGAGGGCTGCAAGGACGCGATGGTGCGCCAGGGCCATTCCGACGTTCAGCCGGCCACCATCGTGGCGCGCGAGACGACCAACGACCTCGCCATTCTCAAGGTGGCCGAGAAGAGCCCGGTCTTCGGCAAGTTCAGGGGCGCGCCGCAGATCCGGCTGGGCGATTCCATCGTGGTGTTCGGCTACCCGCTGGCGGGGATGCTGTCGAGCACCGGCAACCTCACGACCGGGCTGATCTCCTCGCTGACCGGCGCGGGCGACGACGTCAGCAAGCTGCAGATCTCGGCGCCGGTGCAGAGCGGCAACAGCGGCGGCGCCGTGGTCGACCAGTCCGGCCGCATCGTCGGCGTCGTCGTCGCCAAGGCGAACATCCAGACGCGCGGCACCGAAGACAAGCCCGACGTCGAGGTGATCCAGAACGTCAACTTCGCCATCAAGGCGGGCATGGCGCAGTTCTTCCTCGACGCCAACCAGATCCACTACGAGGCCGAAGCGCCGGGCGACGACCTGAAGACGCCGGATGTGGCCGATATCGCCAGGAGCTTCACCGTGCAGGTGGCCTGCGAGATGAGGAAGTAGGGCGCCGGCCGAGGGGCATCGGATGCCCCGGCGCTTGCCGACCCCCTTCATTTTTCAAGTTTTCGCTGTCGCCTATACTTATACATTCCCTTTCGGTTCATGTATTTCTCGGGTCCATGCATCGTCTATTCCCGTAAATTACCGGTTTTCGATAGCGAAAATCTCTGATTGACCGGTGTCTTGACCGGTCATACGGTCGTCCTTGTCACTATTATGGAGCGCGGTACCGGCGGCGAACGGCCGGGCCGGCGCCCTCATTCATCCAAGCGAACATTCCATTGGGAGGGGCGTCGAACGCACCGCTCCCCCAGTCAGGTCGGCATCCGGCATGTGGATGGGGGATGACATGGACGCGCAAGCGCGAAGCATGGAAGAGACGGGCGCGGGCCGTGTGGCCTACCTCGATAACCTCAGGTGGTTCATCGTCATCCTCGTGGTGGTGATGCACCTCAACGTCACCTATGGCGGCAACGGCCTGTGGTACTACAAGGAACAGGCCGGCTACGGCCCTCTGTCCGGCCTGATGTTCGGGCTCTACGGCTCGCTCACCCAGGCCTGGTTCATGGGCCTCATTTGCTTCATCTCGGGCTATCTCGTTCCTCCGTCGCTGGAGCGGAAGGGAACGCTGCCGTTCATCAGGGGGCGGCTCGCCCGCCTCGGCGTGCCCATGCTGGCCTATGTTGCGGTCATCCATCCGCTGACCATCTGGATCGCCGGCCTTGCCGACCCCGCCGCGCCAGACATGGCCGGATGGTATGCGCACTACGTCGTCTCGCTCGATTTCCTGTCGAGCCTCGGGCCGCTGTGGTTCCTGATGCTGCTGTTGATCCTGTCGGTGGCCTACGCGCTGTGGCGCGCGGCCTTCGGCGGGCCGGCGCGCCGTGAGCATGGGCGCGCCGAGGTTCGCCACTGGTGGGTGGCGGCGGTCGCCGTCGTCATCGCCGTCTCGGCCTTTCTCCTGCGCGGGGTGGTGCCGGCCGGCCAGCAGTTCATCAAGCCGCTGCCCGGCAACTTCATGCAGGTCGGCTTCTTCGCCTCCTATGTCGTGCTGTTCGCGGTCGGCATCCTCTGCCGCGGCCATGACGTCCTGGACGGCATCGACCATCGGTTCGGCATGCGCTGGTTCCGGTGGACGCTGATCTTCGGCATACCCCTCTGGTTCCTCGGCATTCCGGCCAGCGCCATCGTCGCGGAAGCTCATGGTGCGACGCCGGATATCGGCGCCTTCTTCGGCGGCTTCCGCTGGCAGTCGGCCTTCTATGCCACGTGGGAGGCGTTCTTCTGCGTCGGCGTGTCGCTGGGGCTGATCGTGCTGTTCCGCGACCGGTTCAACGGCCATGGCAAGCTGGCGCGCCTGCTGAGCCGGACCTACTTCGGCGTCTATGTCTTCCACCCTCCCGTCATCGTGGCCGGCGCCGTCCTGGCGCGAGGCGTCGAGATGCCGCCGCTTCTCAAGATGTATGTGATGGCCGCCGTCCTGGTGCCGCTGTGCTTTGCCGCCAGCCTCGGCCTGCGGCAGGTGCCCGTCATCCGGCGCTATTTCACGTGACGGCGAGACCGGACAAACGATAGCGTGGCGGTGGAGCGAGGAGGGGGCATGACCGCCATCGACAGGAGCTTCGGCCGGCAGGCCTTCGGGCTGAACCCGGCCGCCTACCACGCGGCGCGGCCGGAGTATCAGGATTGGGTCTACGACAGGCTCGTCCGCTGCGGTCTCGGGCCCGGCGCGCGGGTGTTCGAGATCGGCGCCGGCACCGGCAAGGCGACACGGCGCCTCATCGAGCGCGGGGCCGATCCTCTCGTCGCCATCGAGCCCGACGCGCGGCTGGCCGACTTTCTCGAGGCCAGCCTGCGCCATCCGGCGCTCACGGTGGTGCGCGCGCCGTTCGAGGAGGCGGCCCTTGCCGAGGGTGGCTTCGATCTAGGCGTCTCGGCCACCGCCTTCCACTGGCTCGACGAGGAGACGGCGCTGGAAAAGGTGGCGCGGCTCATCCGGCCCGGCGGCTGGTGGGCGGCGATCTGGCACGTCTTCGGCGATGCCGGCCGCCCCGACCCGTTCCACGAGGCGACGCAAAGCCTGCTTTCCGGCTACGCCAGCCCCTCGGCCGGGGAGGGCGGCATCCCCTTCGGCCTCGACGTGGCGGCGCGCACGCAAGCCCTGAAGCGCACCGGCGCCTTCGACGTCGTGGAGTACAAGATCGTTCCCTGGCAACTGGTGCTGACCGCCGACGAAACCGTGGCCCTCTACGCCACCTATTCCGACATGGCGGCGCGGCCGAACATGGCGGCGGTGCTGACGGAACTGGGGCGGATCGCGCGGGAGGAGTTCGGCAACCGGGTGGAGCGGAACATGACGACGAGCCTGTTCGTGGCGCGGCGGGGAGCGTGACGGTATGACCTCGTCCCCCATCGCGTCCGCCCTCGCCCATGTCCGCGACAAGTCGCTCGGCGGGCCGTTGCCCGGGCCGGCCGCCGTCACCATCAACTTCCACCCGGATGCGCTGCATCAGGGGCGGTGGGTGATCGAGGCACTGGCGCGGGAGGGCGTCTATCGGTCGCAGTTCGAGACCGGCATCAGCAACGGCGGGCTGACGGCCCATCCGGGCGGCGAGCGCTGGCTGTGGGAGCAGGGCATCTTCGGCGGCGCCTATGACGGGGCCGACCCGGCGTTGCGGCCGAAATACGGGGCGCTCAACTATCGGGGCCGGGCGACGGGCGGCTCGCCGCGCTTCGGCTCGGCCCACCTGCGGCTGCGGCCGCATGTGCTGGAGCGGACGACCTTCTGCTACCCCGACAGCTGCTACAGCCCCGCCCACTTCGGCGTCGCCGATCGCATGGGGCTGGTGGCGCTGGCCGAGCGGCAGCGGGCGTCGACGGACGTGCTGGACGACTATGTCGAGGCGCACGTTCACGGTCCGCTCACCCTCGGCGAGGACGTGGAGGCGCTGGTGCTCGACGCCTGCTATCGGGGCACGGAGATCGAGGCCGTCGCCGCAACGCTCGCCTGCCCGGTGGAATGGCACGCTGGCTTCCGCATGCCGGCGGCGCGCGTGGCCGACTGCGTCGCCTATCGCGGCCAGGAATTCGCCGACCTCGCGGCGGCGCTGATGAACGACGGCATCCTGACCCCGCGCGACATCGGCCTCGCCCGCCGCGACGGCCGCGCCGACTGGCAGTCGCTGAAGCGCGTCTGGCATTGCGTGGCGCGGTTCGGCAGCCCGGCGGAGTAGGGGGCGGCCACAACGCGCACATTCGCATATACACCTGGGGCGGCCAACACTCTAAGCTCCCGAGGAGCCATCTAGCTTTTCCAGCCACTGGCTCAGGCTTACTAATCTTCCATCTTCAATAAACTTAAGTACTCTCCTCATCGAGGGCTCTGAGGGGAGTCCTGCACTTGCTCCATATGTCGCTCTTAGGGCGTCAGTGCTTATATGTACAACGAACTTGAACATCGGGGCATTTCCGCCCAACTGTTCGCATGCCCGCGCGAGCCTGGCGGGGTCGAATTCGTTAGTTACGAAGACGTAATCAAATGGCTTTCGATCTGACTCAGCACTTATGTAATCTGTGAAATCGGTAACAAACTGCTTCTCGCGGTCAGCTCTCACGCTCCACTTCGCCGTAACTAGAGTTCTGAAGGTGGGATGAATTACGGCTACATCCACCTTGTTTGGCTTCTCTCCAACGCGTGCACGATTGAAACCAGGAAGGTCATGAAGCGCCTTTCTTGCGTGCACCTCTAGGCCTGCACGTTTACATGTCCTACGAATAATATGAGTTAAAACGTCCTCGAATCCTTCTCCGACAAGATTCTTCCGCTTGTTTTCGAGGTTGAGGTACTGCCTTATACGCTGAACAAGTTGGTTCCAAATCTCTTTTGGGGGGTCAGATCCGAGATGAGGACCTATTATGCTCTGAACGATGCTGACTAACTCGGGGTCTTCTCCGGGCTTAGGTAGTCCCTTACCCTTGTAAGGTGCTCTTTGAGCTTCAACTTTGGCCGAGAGCTTGCTGGTTTCCCTCAATACGTAGGCCGCCAAGTTTTCTGAGGCGTGGAGAAACAACCAGTCAAGGTGCAATGCTAATTGTTCAGGACTGACTTTAAGTGCGCTTGAAACCCAGTCGTGAAACGCAAGAGAACGCCCGTACCAGGGGCGGCCTGGCTGGCATTTATCACTCTCGTAACAGTGTCCGAGTCCTGTTGTCTGGTCTACCCAAAGGAGGAGGCGATAAACATGCTCCCACGCATTGGCTGCAATTATCGAGCCATTTGCGTGCTCTGAAAAGTAGACGTCAATCAGGCGGTTTCTGTTCTCAGCGCCAAAAGCGCGTTTGATAGCTACAGCTTCGTCTTTCGCGACTCCATCTGTAACAGTTGAAACGGGCTCCTCCCACTCAGGCATAGCTTCTCTCATCGAACTCTTGGGAAAGCAGCTCCGCCAAGATACGGGAGGCTACCGCCTTTGCTAGAAGGGGGGGAACCGCATTTCCGACCTGACGATAGCGTGAATGTGCCGGCCCTCCGTCGTGGCGGCCTTCAATCATCCCGGAGCGGGGGTCCGAGGTGAAAACGAATCTGTCTGGAAATGATTGGATACGCGCAAACTCACGCACCGAAAGGGCGCGCGGCACACTGTAATGATAGACAGAGTCCGCTTTTGTATTGAGGGTCCAAGCCCAAATGTCGGGGTGAAGACGGCGATAGGCGTAAAAATGCTTGCGT
It encodes:
- a CDS encoding DUF3626 domain-containing protein, which codes for MTSSPIASALAHVRDKSLGGPLPGPAAVTINFHPDALHQGRWVIEALAREGVYRSQFETGISNGGLTAHPGGERWLWEQGIFGGAYDGADPALRPKYGALNYRGRATGGSPRFGSAHLRLRPHVLERTTFCYPDSCYSPAHFGVADRMGLVALAERQRASTDVLDDYVEAHVHGPLTLGEDVEALVLDACYRGTEIEAVAATLACPVEWHAGFRMPAARVADCVAYRGQEFADLAAALMNDGILTPRDIGLARRDGRADWQSLKRVWHCVARFGSPAE
- a CDS encoding class I SAM-dependent methyltransferase, yielding MTAIDRSFGRQAFGLNPAAYHAARPEYQDWVYDRLVRCGLGPGARVFEIGAGTGKATRRLIERGADPLVAIEPDARLADFLEASLRHPALTVVRAPFEEAALAEGGFDLGVSATAFHWLDEETALEKVARLIRPGGWWAAIWHVFGDAGRPDPFHEATQSLLSGYASPSAGEGGIPFGLDVAARTQALKRTGAFDVVEYKIVPWQLVLTADETVALYATYSDMAARPNMAAVLTELGRIAREEFGNRVERNMTTSLFVARRGA
- a CDS encoding acyltransferase family protein, with product MDAQARSMEETGAGRVAYLDNLRWFIVILVVVMHLNVTYGGNGLWYYKEQAGYGPLSGLMFGLYGSLTQAWFMGLICFISGYLVPPSLERKGTLPFIRGRLARLGVPMLAYVAVIHPLTIWIAGLADPAAPDMAGWYAHYVVSLDFLSSLGPLWFLMLLLILSVAYALWRAAFGGPARREHGRAEVRHWWVAAVAVVIAVSAFLLRGVVPAGQQFIKPLPGNFMQVGFFASYVVLFAVGILCRGHDVLDGIDHRFGMRWFRWTLIFGIPLWFLGIPASAIVAEAHGATPDIGAFFGGFRWQSAFYATWEAFFCVGVSLGLIVLFRDRFNGHGKLARLLSRTYFGVYVFHPPVIVAGAVLARGVEMPPLLKMYVMAAVLVPLCFAASLGLRQVPVIRRYFT
- a CDS encoding S1C family serine protease; its protein translation is MAVCSLSVPSRLFWLLALLALLSGPALAGRDAEYSIDKVYTTSNVWSISINVTRKSCAMSTLREDFSMMALGGDYRGSMPSFYLMFANRSWGEEDGKTYDVEMEYGGGKTWTGGGIGLDLMRVRGIAIEDIGDVFFNQFSGVTSIKLKVDGQSRGEFVLEDVEKAFRKLTECMRSVSSGVISLEKIKEGFGVERAGKPLIAEDHGDWSKPVDKADATPQGQDKVPASDAAPAPSGRADQGSAPDKDRNSHQDRDSRTPVLGAEYFLNENYYDRRNGWTISINKARMSCNNTKLFDTKSLIQLGGDAHGSEYSFYLLFQDEKFFLEEGRKHSVSVTFNGRSTWDAEGLGVSLANGVLGVTLEHINKDSIVEFAGMSVLDLKIDGVSSGTYSLAGTRKALLRMLDCIKDIEAGRISLATIGEGDRSTDDRAPSTDDGPDRRGGQGEKKGQGAGTSYAYGTGFFVNGDGYLLTNAHVVEGCKDAMVRQGHSDVQPATIVARETTNDLAILKVAEKSPVFGKFRGAPQIRLGDSIVVFGYPLAGMLSSTGNLTTGLISSLTGAGDDVSKLQISAPVQSGNSGGAVVDQSGRIVGVVVAKANIQTRGTEDKPDVEVIQNVNFAIKAGMAQFFLDANQIHYEAEAPGDDLKTPDVADIARSFTVQVACEMRK